From Nocardia sp. NBC_00416:
TCAACTGTCCGGCGGTATGCAGCAGCGCGTCGCCATCGCCCGGGTGCTGGCCAACCGGCCCGCCGTCATGCTCATGGACGAACCCTTCGGCGCGCTCGACGCCCTCACCCGCACCGATATGCAGACCGAACTCACCCGCATCCACCAGGACTCCGGGGTGACGATCGTCTTCGTCACCCACAGTGTCGAAGAGGCCGTGTACCTGTCGGACCGGGTGGTGGTCATGGCCGGTGGCAGTGCGCACGGAACGACCGGGCAGGTCCGCGAGATCGTCGAGATCGGGCTGCCGCGCGTCCGTGAGGTGACCGCGCCGGAATTCAACGACTACAAGCGCAGGATCGATGCGCTGATCCACCAGGGAAACCGGGCCGCGGCCTGACGGTCGCCGGCCGCGCGGACCGGTGGCCCGTCCTCACACCGGGGTCGCCGGGAGTAGTTCCCTGGTCCGGGTGGTGCGCGCAACGATCCGGCCCGCCTTGATCACATAACACCGGTCCGGACGGTCCAGCAGCGCGTCGGCGACCCGGTGGGTGGACAGGACCACCAGATCGGCCGCGGCCCCTACCCGCAACCCGTACCGGTCGTCGATTCCGATCACGGCGGCCGCCTCGTAGGTGGCCATCCCGAGGACCTGCGTGAGGTCCGCGGGACCGGACAGATGTGAGGTCTGGGCCAGGAAAAGGCCGATATCGAGCAGGTCGGCGTTGCCGTACGGGGTGAAGGCGTTGCGGATGTTGTTGGAGGAGTAGGCGGTCCGTACCCCGGCATCCCACAGTTCCCGCACCGGCGCGATACCGCGGCGGATATTGGCGTTGTCGGCGCGGCCGCCGAGGAACATATCCGTGGCGGGCAGCGGGACCACGGCCACGCCGGCGTCGGCGAGCCGGAGCAGGACCCGGCGCCGGTCCGCGGGCTCCCGGGCGGCGAGCGAGGTCGCGTGACCGATCGCCACCCGTCCGGCCATACCGGTGCGGTCGGTGACCTCCGCGATGTAATCGGCCAGGGCGAAGCGGGGGTCGGCGGTATCGTCGGCGAAATCGGCGTGCAGGTCCACCGGGACCCCGAACTCGGCGGCCAGCTCGAAGACGAGGTCGATATGGCGGCGGCACTGTCGCAGCGAATCCTCGTTGTAGGTGCAGCCGCCGATCACATCGGCGCCGTCGCGCAGACTGTCCCGCAGCAATGCGAGGGTGCCGGGCGCGCGGAAGATCCCCTCCTGCGGAAACGCGACGATCTGCAGGTCGATCCGGCCGCGGAACTCCTCCCGCAATTCCAGCAGGGTGTGGACGCCCAGGAGTCCGACGATCGGGTCCACATCCGGGTGGGCGCGAATCGCGGTGGTGCCGTGGGTGATCGCCTGCTCCAGCACGCGCCGTGCCCGGTCCCGGATAGAGGTGGCGGTGAAATCGCGTTTCAGCTCCGCGGTGATCGCTATCGCCTCGGCCAGGGTGCCGCTGTGCTCGGGGCCTTCGCTGTCCAGCAGCGCTTTGTCCAGGTGCACATGTGCTTCCACCAGGCCGGGGATCACCACCCGGCCGGCGCAGTCGATCTCGTTCGCCGCGGTCAGCGGTAGCGCCGCGCCGATCGCGGTGATCACACCGGATTCGACGGCGATATCCACCGGTGCGGCCGCGTCGTCGATGCGCGCGTTTCGCAGCAGCAGATCGGTCGCGTCGCGAAGCGATACCTCTGGCGCGTCGTGCAGCGACAGCTCTGTCATGGATCCTCCCGGCGCGAAAAAAGTGACACCGGTTGTATACGACCCTGGTGTTTCCGATGGGCCCGCGGAATGCTTCGCCGAGGTTACGAACCGGACCCCGTCACGGCGGGCCGGGCGTGCCGGAGCCGGTACGCGGTGGTCGCGTGGGCGATGTGCTCGGTGACCAGGCGCTGGGCCAGCTCCGCGTCATTGGCTTCGAGGGCGGTGCAGATCCGTTCGTGCTCGTACCAGGAATCGGCCGCCCGGCGCGGCAGCTCGACCGCGTACACCCAGGCGATCTTCCAGCCGAGCTGGGTGATCAACTGGGCCAGCAGACTACTGCCCGACGCCTCGGCCAGCACCTCGTGGAATCGACTGTTGAGCCTGGTCAGATCGTCCAGGCGACCGGCTCGTACGGATTCCTGGCCGAGCGCGGTGAGTTCCTTGAGCCGGCCGAGCTGTTCCGGGGTGCGCCGGTGCGCGGCCCGGCTCGCGCACAGGGGTTCGAGCAGCGCGCGGATCTCGAGGAGGTCGGCGGCCTCGGCCTCGGTCAGTTCCGCGACGAAGGTGCCGGCGTACGGGCGCGAATAGGCGAACCCCTCGGCTTCCAAGGTGCGCAACGCTTCTCGAACCGGAACGCGCGAGACCCCGTAGCTCTCGGCCAGGGTGTCCTCGGTGAGTCGCTGACCGGGTGCGAAGGTGCCGAGGATGATGTCGTCGCGAATGGCGCGGCACACCTGCTGTTTGGTCATCCGCGGGTTGCTGCTGTCCACATCGTCCTCGGCTCGGGTGGTGATCGGCGGTCGGTCGCATACGATCCGCCGCCCGGTACTCCAACTGGATACCAGGAAATTACTCGAAGTGCCGGTGCGGACCGTGCAAGGCGCCGGTGCGGGCGGCGTGACCGGCCGCACACGATCGACACCCCGCGCCCATTTCGTATACGATCCGGTCTCACTTCGGATCGGAAGGACGACATGGATCCCGTGTACGCGGTTCTGCTGCTGGCCGCCGGTTTCGGCGCCGGTATCTGCAATGCCATCGCCGGCGGCGGCAGCCTGCTCTCTTTTCCCGCGCTGGTGGCCACCGGCCTTCCGCCTGTGACCGCGACCGTGACCAATGCCGTAGCCGTGTGGCCCGGATACCTGGGTGGCGCCGCCGCGCTGCGCTCCCGGGTCGCCGACCATCGCAGCCTGCTGTCCCGGCTGGTGGTCGTGGGTACGGCGGGCGCGCTCGGGGGAGTCGTGGCGCTGCTCGCGGCGCCGCCCGAGGTGTTCACCGCCCTGGTGCCCTACTTGATCCTGGCCGCCACCGCCCTGTTCGCCGCGCAGCCGCTGATCTCGCGGACCCTGGCCGACAGGGGCGGCGACTCCCGGTTCACCCTGTTCGCGGGTGTGTTCCTGGGCGGTGTCTACGGCGCCTACTTCAACGGAGGCATGGGGATCGTGCTGCTCACCGCGCTCGCGCTCGGTATCGACGCCTCGATCAATCTGCTCAACGGCCTGAAGAGCGTCCTCACCCTCGCCGTCTCCACCACCGCCACCATCGCGGTCGCCCTGTTCGGCCCGGTCGACTGGTTGTCGGTCGCGATCCTGGCCCCCGCGTGCCTGATCGGCGGAATGGTGGGCGGCAAGATCTCCGACCGCCTGCGCCCCGGCGCCTTCCGCGCCGTGGTCATCGTCTTCGGTGCCGGCGCGGGCATCGCGATGTTGTTCACGTGAACCCGAGAGAAGGAAATATGACCGATCTGCTGCTGCGCAACGGGCGTCCGTGGATGCCCGCCCAACCGCTGGAAACCGCCGACATCCTGATCCGGGCCGGACGGATCGAACGCATCGGGGCCGACCTGGACGCGGCCGGGGTCGAAACCCTGGACCTGGACGGTGCGCTGGTGCTGCCCGGATTCGTCGACACCCACTGCCACCTGGACAAAACTCTGTGGAGCGGTCCCTGGGTGCCCAATACCGGCGGCCGATCACTGGCGGGCCGGATCGCCAACGGCGAGGGCCGCCGGGCCGAACTCGGCATCCCCAACCCCGACTACTCGGCCAACCTGCTCGCGGCCATGATCGCCGGCGGAACCTCGCATGTGCGCAGCCATATCGATATCGATCCCGAGGTCGGGTTGGCCGGTGTCGAAGCGGTGCGGGCCGCCGCCGCCCGGCACGCGGGCCGGGTGGACGTCGAACTGGTCGCCTTTCCGCAGGGTGGGCTGATCAGCCGTCCCGGGACGGCCGAACTGCTGGACGAGGCCCTGGCCGGCGGCGTCGAGGTGGTCGGTGGGATAGATCCCGCCGGGTTCGACGGCGATCCGGCCGGTCAGCTGAACCTGCTGTTCGGGCTGGCCGAACGCCACGGCGCGAAGATCGATATCCATCTGCACGACGCCGGCGCCCTCGGCGCCTGGGAGTTCGATCTGATCATCGAGCGCACCGAGGCCACCGGGCTGGGCGGCCGGGTGGCCATCAGTCACGCCTACGCGATGGGAGCGCTGCCCGCCGATGATCAGCGGCGGATCGCCGACCGACTCACGGCGGCCGGGGTGGCCATGGTGACCTGCGCGGTCGGTGACGCGCCGGTGGTCCCGCTGCGGGTGATGCACGCGGCCGGCGCGACCCTCGCGCTCGGCAACGACGGCATCCGTGATCTGTGGACCCCCTACGGCGACGGCGATATGTTGCGCCGGATCAGCACGGTCGCGTTCCGTGACCGCTTGCTGGCCGACGAGGAGATCGAACTGGCGCTCGCGGCCGGGACGATGGGCGGCGCGCGGGTTCTCGGGCTGTCGGATCACGGACTCGCGGTGGGCGCCCGGGCCGATCTCGTCACGGTGGAGGCGCCGACGCCGGCCGCCGCCGTGGTAGGCGTGCCGACCCGGAAACTGGTCCTCAAGGGTGGGTGCGTGGTGGCCCGCGACGGTCAACTCGCCGCTTGATCGTATACGAAACAGGGGTGTAATCCGGTGGACCGCGATCGGCAATCAGCAGCCGATAGAACTGGTCCATGAGCACAAAGGCTATCCCGGCGCCCACCCTTTCGGGGGAGGCAATGTATACGACCGAGCCGGATGCGGCGCTCGCGTTCCGGAACGTGTCGATGGTCTTCGAGAACGGGACCGCCGCCCTGCGCGATATCGATATCAGCGTCCGTCCGGGCGAATTCGTCTCCCTCGTCGGTCCGTCCGGCTGCGGCAAATCGACGCTGCTGCGGTTGGCGGCCGGTTTCGAGGACGCCAGCTCCGGCACGGTCGAGGTCGCCACGGACCGTCTCGGCTACGTCTTCCAGGAAGCGACACTGCTGTCGTGGCGCACAGTGCTGCGCAATGTCGAGCTGCCCGCGGAACTGGCCGGGGTGGACCGCGCCGAACGGCGCGCGGCCGCACAGGACGCCATCGATCGAGTGGGCCTGACCGGGTTCGAGAAACACAAACCCGCGCAATTGTCCGGCGGGATGCGCATGCGGGCCTCCATCGCCCGCGCGCTCACCCTGCGGCCGGAGGTCTTCCTGTTCGACGAGCCGTTCGGCGCGCTCGACGAGATCACCCGCCAGCGCCTCAACGAGGAAGTGGGCAGTCTGTTCCGCCGCGACGCGTTCGCCGGTGTGTTCGTCACCCACTCGGTGCCGGAGGCGGTGTTCATGTCGACCCGGGTCGTCGTGCTCACCGGCCGCCCGGGCCGGGTGGCCGCCGATATCCCGGTGCCCCTGGACTTTCCCCGCGAGCCGGGATTGCGCTACACCCCGGAGTTCGCCGAGATCGCCGGTGCGGTCTCCGCCGCGCTGCACACCGCGGAACAGGCGGTCGCGGCATGACCACGGTAGCGGCGGATACCGCCGCCCACACCGTCGTCGCGCAGTCGCAGCCGAAACAGTCGGCGCGGGCCCGGCGCCGCCCGGCGCCGGTGCGGATCATCGCCCCCGTCGTGGTGTTCGTGCTCGTCATTGGCGCCTGGTTCCTCGCCAGCCGCTACCTCATCGCCGAGGAGTCGCGATTCCTGCTGCCGGGCCCGGAGAAGGTGCTCAGCGAAGGCCTCCTCGACTCGGCGGTGCGTTCGGAGATCCTGTCCGCGCTGGGCTCCACGGTGCTGGTCGCGCTGAGCGGGTTGCTCATCGCCATGGTGCTGGGTGTGGGCTTCGCGGTGGTGATGAGCCAGGCGCGGTGGGCCGAATACTCCCTGTACCCGTATGCCGTGATCCTGCAGACCATCCCGATCCTCGCCGTGGTGCCGCTGTTCGGGTTCTGGTTCGGCTACGAATTCGGTAGCCGCGTGATCGTCTGCGTCATGGTGTCGCTGTTCCCGGTGGTCACCAATACGCTGTTCGGCTTGAAGGCCGTCGCCCCCGCGGAACACGATCTGTTCACCCTGCACGGAGCCACCCGCGCGCAGCGGCTGCTGAAACTTCAGCTGCCCGCCGCGCTGCCGGCGATGATCTCCGGCTTCAAGATCTCCGGCGGGATGGCGATCATCGGGTCGATCGTGGCGGATTTCTTCTTCCGCCAGGGGGAACCGGGGATCGGCCGGATGATCGACGTCTACCGGCAGCGGTTGGCGACCGAGGAACTGCTCACCGCGCTGCTGCTGTCCTCGCTGGCCGGTCTGATCCTGTTCTGGTTCTTCGATTTCCTGGCGGTCCGCGTCGAGCGGGCCCACGGCCGCCGTCGCGGCCACTGAACCCCGGGACTCCCGTATCCCGCACGCCCCCATCCATCGTCACCAGGGAAGATCCATGAAGAAACCTGTCTCAGCACTGACCGCCGCCGCCGGCGCCGCCCTGCTCACCGCGTGCGGCGGCGCCACCTCCATCCCCGAACCCACCGGAGAGGGCCCGCTCGCCGGTATCTGCCCGTCCACGGTGGTGATCCAGACGGACTGGTACGCCACCCCCGAGCGCGCCGCCGCCTTCCAGCTCGTCGGCCCCGACGGCACGGTGGACGTGAACAAGGGCTCCTACACCGGTCCGCTCGGCGATACCGGGGTGAATGTCGAAGTCCGCCTGGGCGGCCCGTTCCTGGGCGGCCAGCCGGTGCCGGCGCAGATGTACCAGGACACCTCGATCACGCTGGGTTTCGTCCCCACCGACGACGCCGTCCGGGCGCAGGCCGAATTCCCGGTCACCGGCGTATTCGCCTCACTCGACGTCAACCCGCAGATCGTGATGTGGGATCCGGCGACCTACCACGTCCGATCGTGGAAGGACGTGCCCGCCACCAATGCCCCCGTGGTGTACAGCGAGGGCAAGATATTCATGGACTACCTCACCGCCAACGGCTATGTGCGCGACGACCAGGCCGACGCCTCGTTCGACGGCACCCCGAGCCGGTTCGTCGCCGAACACGGTCGCGTGATGCAGCAGGGCTATGTGTCCAACGAGCCCTACCGCTGGGAGCACGATGTGGAGGGCTGGCGCAAACCCACCGACTATCTGCTGGTGCACGAGTCCGGCTACGAGATCTACCCGCACGCCTGGTCGGTGCGCGCCGGTGAACTCGACGCCCTGCGGCCCTGCCTCACGAAACTGGTCCCGATGCTGCAGCAGGCGCAGGTCGACTACATCGCCGACCCGGAACCGGTCAACGCGGCACTGCTGCGGATCGCCGACACCATCCCCGACGGCCCGCCGATGACCGCGGCCGGCAACACCGATTCGGTGAAAGTCCAGGTGGCCGAGAAGATCGTCGGCAACGGCCCCGACACCACCCTCGGTAATTTCGACGATGCCCGGGTGAACCGGGTGATCGCCGCGGTCACCCCGATCCTGCGCAAACGAGGTGACCAGATCGCCGAGGGGCTCACCGCCGCCGACCTGGTGACCAACGAGTTCATCGATCCCGCCATCGGGCTCGCGGCGGTACCGAAACCCTGACCCTCGGCGCCGTCGACCGCTGTCCCCGGTCGAGTGGAGCCGCCCCGCACCTCCCCGACAGTCGACCGTGCCGTGGCTGCCGGGGAGGTGTGCTGTCGTGATCACCCAGCGGACGCGCTCGTGGCAGTCGGGCACGCCGCCGGCCGGGACGAGACCTTCCCGTTCGGGGCACTGTTCGGTGATCGAGGCCGCAGTGACCGCTCGATCACCTCGTTCTTCCTCCTGCCGTGCACGGCGCTGGGTCCCGACCTGACCTGGCTCGCCGGGCGGGTTGCGGACGGTGAGCTGGATCCGAACATCGCCTGGCGCGGCGAGTGGAACCGTATCGGCGAAGCGGCCGAGGTGCTGCTGTCCCGGCGTCTGCACGGTAAGGCGGTGCTGGAGCTGTCCTGAGGAACCTGCTTTCAGGCCGTGTCGAGCGCCCGGTTCCACACCAGCTCGACCTGGAACGAATCGGGCGCGGCGCCGCACTGAGCGATCATCCGGTAGGCCTCTTGGCGAATGGTCTTCTCGTCCGTGACGATTCGGCGGAGGCCGAACGCCGGCGCCGAGAGGAGCCACTGGGACCCGTAGCGGCTCACCTTCACCTCGAACAGCATGCTCACCCCTTTGCCGTGTCGCCGACTGCGCGCCGCGCCCGGGGAGAAACCCGGCACGGCAGCTGAGATGAAAATAAGAGACCTCGTCGGCCGAGGCGAGCGATGAGCACGAGTTTGCACAAATCCGTACTTCTAGCGCCTATTTCGCGCCATCGCGGTGCATCATGTCCGCAGTGCGGGAAAACTCGTGCTCATCATCGGATAGGGAGTCGAACTGTGCAACTGCGGTTTCTCGGCAGAGGTGGCTCGGATCTCGGCGGGTGCCCCAGCCTCTACCTCACGGATCAGGAGAGTTATCTGGTCCAGGGTTGGGAGACGGAAAGACCCGAAACCATCGAAATTCCGCATCTGCTGGTAGGTTACGCCGAGCCCGACACCTTCATCGGCTCGACGATGACGGATACCGGTCGGGGCACTTTCACCCTCACCGGCCGCGCGGTCGCCGAGCGGGAGATCTTGGATCAGCTCGATCTGGCCGCGAACGAGACCGCGATCGAGGTTCCGAAGACCAGAAGGAATTTCTACGGTGCTCTATCTTCAGCGTGAGCCGCCGGACTGGGCAGTGATGTTCCGCGACTGCGAGTTCGAGGCTTTCCACCTCGAAGTCCGGGACGCCTATGCCGTGCCGGCCGAAACGCATCGGTACCGGCGCTTCCTCGACGGTCTGCCCGCGCTGCCGGATCCCGATAAGCACCAGTGGAACTCGATGGTCCGGGAGGCGACGGGCCGGGGCGTCTCGGTGACCCGGGTGCGGGTCGTGACGGTGCCGCACACCGACTACCACCGCTGGCTGCTCTCGGTGACCGGCGCCAACGCCGAGGCGGGCGAGGACATCCGTTACGTGCCCCGGCACCTCGCCGGTGAGGTGCCCGCCGACGACTGGTGGCTGATCGACAACGCGCGGGTGGTCTACAACCTGGTCGACGACCAGGGTGGTCCCGCCGGTCTGGCCGTCACCACGGACCCCGGGATCGCCGGGTACGCCCGGGGTGTGCGAAAGCGCCTCTGGAATATGGCAACGCCGTACATGGAGTATGTCGACGAATGACCGACGTTCACGACGCGCGGGAAGCTCTCGGAGCCCGACTCCGGGAGCTTCGCCGGGCCGCGGGGCTCACCAATCGCAAACTCGCCCAACTTTCGGGCTGGCACGAATCCAAGGTCAGCAAGATCGAATTCGCGCGGATAAAACCGTCCGACGACGATGTCCGCGCCTACTGCCGGCACTGCGACGCCGCGGACCAGCTACCGGATCTGCTGGCGACCGCGCGCAATATCGAGGTCGCCTACCTCGAATGGCAGAAGGTTCTCGGTACCGGTCTCAAACGGCGGCAGCAGAAGTCGTTGAAGCTCGAGGCGTCGGCAGCCCATATCCGCGATTTCCAACCGCAGATCGTGCCCGGCCTGTTGCAGACGGCGGAGTACGCGGCGGCCAAACTGCGCCGGGGCATCGAGTTCCATCGTCTGCCCGACGACATCGACGATGCCGTATCGAAGCGTATGGAACGCCAGCGCGTGCTGTACCAGCGCGATCACCTGTTCCACTTCCTCATCGCAGAGCAGGCGCTGCACACCACGGTCGGCGACGATTCCGTCATGATCGGTCAGCTCGACCGGCTGTTCTCGGTGTTCGGGCTACCTCGTGTCACGATCGGCATCGTGCCGGCCACGGCCGAGGCGATGGTGGTGTCCACCAATTTCGTCATGTTCGACAACCGGCTCGTGATGGTGGAGGGGACGGCGGCGGAACTCACGATCTCGCAGCCGCGGGAGATCGACGTGTACGGGCGGGCGTTCGACACGCTGGCCGGGCAGTCGGTGACCGGGGAGCAGGCCCGGGAGTTGATCCGCTCGGCACTCCGTGGGCGCAGCGCACTGCCCTCGGCCTGAGGTTCCACCGACGCGAAATCGAGGCGACTGCGGTCTTCGGCACTGCTACCGTTCGGCCATGCTCGGCAGCGATGACGTCCGCCCGGTCGATGAACTACTCGCGGCGCTGGACACGGTGTTCGTGCAGGCGCGGCGGCCGCCGCGCCTCGAGGCGTGTCCCTGCTGTCTGCGCCCCGACAAGATCGAGGCACTGCTGAGCAGACCTCGGAAGCTGCTGAGTGTCGACGATCTCCAGCAGTACACGACAGTGGCGATGAACGGGGCGGGGTCGGCCGAGGACCTGCGGTACTTCTGTCCGCGAATCCTGGAGCTGTGCCATACCGGTGAAATGGACTGGCCCGATATCGAGATCGTGTACGACCATCTGCGTTGCGCGGACTGGAAATCATGGCCCGAGGCAGGCGCCGTGGCCGAGCTGATGGACGCGTTGTGGACCCGGATTCTCACCGACTATCCGGAATCGGACGCTCCTGGCGATCTGTTGTGCGCGTTCGGGAGCGCCGCGGGCAGCGTCGCCACGAATCTGGCGAGTTGGTCGCGGCTGGAGCATGCCGCGGCCGTGCACAGCCTCCGGGACTTCCTGATCGATCAGGTGGAGGTGCGCAACGGCGCGCTGGCGCCCCGGAATCCCTTCTGGGATACGAAGAGCACCGCGCACTGCGAGGTCGTCCGGTGGCTGAACGGCGGCGCAGCCCGGCGCGCTGTGGACCGGGCGATCGCCCGGGGAACGGAAGATCACGACCTGCTGAGGTCGCTGGTCGAGTCGGTCGAGGTGCTCGAACTCGGGGGAGCGAGATCATCGGCCGCCGAGACCGGCCATGGCGATACCTCGAACGAACGCTTTCTGCGCGAGGGCGTAGACGAGTGCCAGCGGTAGGAGGATCAGCATGGACGCGGCCATCAACACCGGCCAGTCCGAGACGTACTGCCCCTGTATCCACACCAGGCCCAGGGTGACGGTGGAGATGTCCTGGCGTTGGATCATCACCAACGGCCACAGGAAGTCGTTCCACACAGTGACCCAGGTGAGCACCGTCAGCACCATGACGGCGGGCTTCGCATTGGGTAACAGCACGCGCCAGTAGATCTGCCACAGTGAGCAGCCGTCGAGAAGCGCGGCCTCCTCGAGGTCGGTGGGGAGGGTGCGGAAGAACTGCCGCATCAGGTAGGTGCCGAAGGCGTTGCCGAACAATCCGGGCACGATCAGGGCCCAGGGGGTATCCGTCCAGCCCAGCGTTCGAATGAGGATGAACTGCGGAATGACGGTTACGGTGAGCGGCACCATGAGGGTGGCCAGGTAGGCCAGGAACAGGGCGTCGCGCCCGGTGAACCGCAGCCGAGCGAACGCGTATCCGGCCAGCGAGCAGAAGAACACCTGGCCGGCCGTGATACACCCGGCGTAGCAGATCGTATTGAGAAACATCCGGCCGAACGGCATCAGGTGAAAGACCTCGCCGTAGTTGGACCATTGCGGATGCCGCGGGGCCAGGGTCGGTGTGGTGATCTCGGACTGGCTCTTCACCGAACCCGAGAGCGCCCACACTATGGGCAGCAGTGCGCACCACGCCATGGCGATCAGGGCCAGGTAGAGCGCGGCGGCCCGCAGGAGGCCGCGTGCGCGCCGGCGTCGAGCCGTGCCCGGCCTCATTGCTCGGTGGCGTTTCTACGGCTGAACCACAGTTGTGCGCCGGTCAGCGACAACAGGACGAGGAAGATCAGCCAGGCGATGGCGGACGCGTAGCCGGCGTCGCCGAACGCGAACGCGTTCTGGAAGATCATGATGCCGAAGACGTAGGTCCCCGTCTCCGGTCCGCCGCGGCCGCCGGTGAGTACGTAGATCTGGTCGAAGGCCTGCACCGAGTTGATGATCGAGATGACGAATACGAAAGACAGGGCGCCCCGGATCAGCGGCAGCGTGATCGATACGAATCGTCGTATTCCGCCCGCCCCGTCGATCTTTGCCGCCTCGTACAGATCTTCCGGTACACCCTGCATGGCGGCCAGCAGGACCACGGTGGCGAACGGGATGCTCTTCCAGGTGCTGACCAGGCACACCGACACCATCGCCCAGTTCGGGTCGACCAGCCAGGGAACGGGACCGAGTCCGATCCAGCCGAGGATCATATTGAGCGGCCCGTTGTCGGTGTCGAATACGAAACGCCAGATCACGGCCATGACCACACTCGACACCGCCAGCGGCAGGAACATGACGGTCCGGAAGAAGCCGATCCCCCTGACCCGCTGGTTCAGCGCCGCGGCGACGACGAGGCTGATCGCCACGGTCGGCAGCAGGGTTCCGAGCGTGAAAACGATCGTGTTCCGCAAGGCGATGGTGAACAACGGATCCGCGGTGAGCAGCCGGCGGAAGTTGCCGAGCCCGGTGAAACGGATCGGGCCGAACAGGTCCCACTGCTGAAAGCTCAGATACAGCGAGAACCCCAGCGGAAAGACCAGGAATACCGCCACCGCGAGAAGGTTCGGCGCGATGAATATCCGCGCGGCCCGCGCCTGTCGCCTCGCGAGCGCCGATCGGCGCGGTGGACTCGGGGAAGCCGGTGCCGAAGTTTCCTCGACGGCCCGCTCGTCGGTCGCTGTCATCGGGTGCGCAGCACCTCGTCCGCGTCGGGAGCCAGGCGGTTCGCCAGCGATGTCGCGGGCCTGGCGCCGCGCAGCACCGGGCCCATATTGCGGTCCATCAGGGCATCGATCCGCGCCCACGCGGGGGTGACCGGCAAAGGCCAGGAGTGTGCCGGTCCCTCGGTGAGGATTCCCGAGTTCGTCACGTTCGCATGCGCTTCGGCGAACCCGCCGGATCGCACCGCGGCGTCGAGGGCCGGCACGAACAGGCCGGTTTCCGCGATGACGGCCTGCCCGGCGGGGCCGGTCGCGAACTTCAGGAACTCCCACGCCTGCGCCTTCCGGGGACTGGCCGCGGAGATGGCGAGACCGGTGGTGCC
This genomic window contains:
- a CDS encoding carbohydrate ABC transporter permease, whose translation is MRPGTARRRRARGLLRAAALYLALIAMAWCALLPIVWALSGSVKSQSEITTPTLAPRHPQWSNYGEVFHLMPFGRMFLNTICYAGCITAGQVFFCSLAGYAFARLRFTGRDALFLAYLATLMVPLTVTVIPQFILIRTLGWTDTPWALIVPGLFGNAFGTYLMRQFFRTLPTDLEEAALLDGCSLWQIYWRVLLPNAKPAVMVLTVLTWVTVWNDFLWPLVMIQRQDISTVTLGLVWIQGQYVSDWPVLMAASMLILLPLALVYALAQKAFVRGIAMAGLGGR
- a CDS encoding carbohydrate ABC transporter permease; amino-acid sequence: MTATDERAVEETSAPASPSPPRRSALARRQARAARIFIAPNLLAVAVFLVFPLGFSLYLSFQQWDLFGPIRFTGLGNFRRLLTADPLFTIALRNTIVFTLGTLLPTVAISLVVAAALNQRVRGIGFFRTVMFLPLAVSSVVMAVIWRFVFDTDNGPLNMILGWIGLGPVPWLVDPNWAMVSVCLVSTWKSIPFATVVLLAAMQGVPEDLYEAAKIDGAGGIRRFVSITLPLIRGALSFVFVISIINSVQAFDQIYVLTGGRGGPETGTYVFGIMIFQNAFAFGDAGYASAIAWLIFLVLLSLTGAQLWFSRRNATEQ
- a CDS encoding helix-turn-helix domain-containing protein; amino-acid sequence: MTDVHDAREALGARLRELRRAAGLTNRKLAQLSGWHESKVSKIEFARIKPSDDDVRAYCRHCDAADQLPDLLATARNIEVAYLEWQKVLGTGLKRRQQKSLKLEASAAHIRDFQPQIVPGLLQTAEYAAAKLRRGIEFHRLPDDIDDAVSKRMERQRVLYQRDHLFHFLIAEQALHTTVGDDSVMIGQLDRLFSVFGLPRVTIGIVPATAEAMVVSTNFVMFDNRLVMVEGTAAELTISQPREIDVYGRAFDTLAGQSVTGEQARELIRSALRGRSALPSA